The following coding sequences are from one Methanohalophilus halophilus window:
- the amrS gene encoding AmmeMemoRadiSam system radical SAM enzyme, giving the protein MLKEAMFYEQLEDKKVRCNLCNHRCRIAEGKTGFCKVRQNKEGKLYSLIYNTVSSEAVDPIEKKPLFHFYPGTYSYSLGTIGCNFRCKHCQNWTISQVNLDEAQSVEITPEQAIDRALAAGCKSIAWTYNEPTIWYEYTYDSAKLAKEAGLATVYVTNGYITPEALKHISPYLDAFRVDIKAFTEKFYHELSSAHLQPVLDSAKLARELGMHVEVVYLVIPTFNDSSDELRDVSRWVVENLGKETPVHFTRFHPYYKLQNVSPTPIETLDLAHEIATEEGLEYVYLGNVLSSKYEHTFCPSCGNMIIGRGVFDVEESHLTEDNKCEYCGASIPIYGKYGGYL; this is encoded by the coding sequence TTGTTAAAAGAAGCTATGTTCTATGAACAACTTGAGGATAAAAAGGTACGTTGCAATTTATGTAATCACAGGTGTCGCATAGCAGAAGGCAAAACCGGTTTTTGCAAGGTGCGACAGAATAAGGAAGGAAAGCTGTATAGCCTGATTTATAATACGGTTTCAAGTGAAGCTGTTGATCCGATTGAAAAGAAACCCTTATTCCATTTCTATCCGGGCACTTACTCCTATTCACTCGGGACTATTGGCTGTAATTTCCGCTGTAAACATTGCCAGAACTGGACCATTTCGCAGGTCAACCTGGATGAAGCACAATCGGTGGAGATCACCCCTGAGCAGGCAATCGATAGAGCCCTTGCAGCAGGTTGCAAAAGTATTGCCTGGACCTATAATGAGCCTACTATATGGTATGAATATACCTATGACAGTGCAAAACTTGCTAAAGAAGCAGGCCTTGCTACGGTTTATGTGACAAATGGCTATATCACACCGGAGGCATTGAAGCATATATCTCCTTACCTGGATGCTTTCAGGGTCGATATCAAGGCATTTACAGAAAAGTTCTATCATGAACTTTCTTCTGCACATTTGCAACCCGTTCTCGATTCAGCCAAATTGGCCCGTGAACTGGGAATGCATGTAGAGGTGGTGTATCTGGTAATTCCTACATTCAATGATTCAAGTGATGAATTGAGGGATGTTTCCAGATGGGTAGTGGAAAACCTGGGTAAAGAAACACCGGTTCATTTCACACGTTTTCATCCATACTATAAACTCCAGAATGTTTCTCCAACTCCTATTGAGACTCTCGACCTGGCCCATGAAATCGCAACTGAGGAAGGACTGGAATATGTATATCTGGGCAATGTTTTGTCCTCTAAATATGAGCATACGTTCTGTCCTTCCTGTGGCAATATGATTATAGGCAGGGGTGTTTTTGATGTGGAAGAAAGTCATCTGACAGAGGACAACAAATGTGAATACTGTGGTGCATCCATTCCAATCTATGGTAAGTATGGGGGTTACCTGTAA
- a CDS encoding DUF7289 family protein, which yields MNSVKQLFESESAVSTVVSFVLLLGLFVTVLAVFNAHYIPEWKADAEKAHMDDVYDDISQLKARADMLSLASSIDENSTVSLSIPIKMGGGDIPIVGPTKSSGIISVNDGIYNMDITGINSTGSFISLGSYDLGTIGYASNNGYYVDQSFAYENGAVIVSQRERSLMKLDPSISIKNQSGTLLVDLTLMEIAGDRVVITSNGIEEVKLTGDDWVEEFTPTKNESLTNLTISMNTSYPSAWAKYLNDSAKNADLAYSGDYNVDQGDDYVIFDLNPSGSRIDFYLHKATVDAKVGTF from the coding sequence ATGAACTCAGTAAAACAGTTATTCGAATCCGAATCTGCAGTGTCAACAGTAGTTTCATTTGTCCTTTTGCTGGGTCTTTTTGTGACGGTGCTGGCTGTCTTTAACGCTCATTACATACCTGAATGGAAAGCAGATGCTGAAAAAGCCCATATGGATGATGTCTATGATGACATTTCCCAGTTAAAGGCCCGGGCTGATATGCTTTCACTTGCCAGTTCCATTGATGAAAATAGTACTGTTTCTTTAAGCATACCCATTAAGATGGGAGGAGGAGATATTCCCATTGTGGGCCCCACCAAATCAAGTGGCATAATTTCGGTGAATGATGGTATTTACAATATGGATATTACGGGAATAAATTCTACAGGCTCTTTCATATCACTTGGCTCATATGATCTTGGCACTATTGGTTATGCTTCAAATAATGGTTATTACGTTGACCAAAGCTTTGCCTATGAAAACGGGGCTGTAATCGTTTCGCAAAGGGAAAGATCTCTTATGAAACTGGATCCGTCCATTTCAATAAAAAACCAATCTGGAACCCTATTAGTTGATTTGACTTTAATGGAAATTGCCGGGGATAGGGTAGTGATTACCAGCAACGGTATTGAAGAGGTTAAACTTACAGGTGATGATTGGGTAGAAGAGTTTACTCCAACTAAAAATGAATCACTTACCAACCTTACAATTTCTATGAATACCAGTTATCCTTCAGCATGGGCTAAATATCTCAACGACTCTGCTAAAAATGCCGATCTTGCTTATTCCGGGGATTACAATGTTGATCAAGGAGACGATTATGTAATCTTCGATTTGAACCCATCAGGTAGCAGAATCGATTTTTATCTTCACAAGGCAACAGTTGATGCAAAGGTTGGAACATTCTAA